In Candidatus Babeliales bacterium, the following proteins share a genomic window:
- a CDS encoding Npt1/Npt2 family nucleotide transporter, producing MLTKIARWWWGDFQEGELKKFGLLSLIFGLVIGVYWFLRPLKDSIFQAVVGVDYIPRAKMLSLVVVFPLVLIYSKLVDMFPRQQMFYALCTIYGVLAIVFAFLMNHSTVGLSAGARPDNLWGWAWYVYVESFGSLIVALFWAFTADTTQPDSAERGYPVVAFGGQLGNIFGPLALYFIMHNFAHFEMTPEGELPVGAAAHSALIHSGAVAGAAIVMGLIMLLVKIFMTSIPKEQLVGYHGKGEKKHDSEPGFFEGLRLIFSSGYLLAIFAIISFYEVIVTVLDFNFKTLATAQFPVQHELTKYLAAYGSWVGVVSMLSIALGINKIQRVLGLGASLALLPILVAVAVLTFKAYPIVSVLFWIMVFSKAVNYALNQPSMKQLYIPTTKDAKYKSQAFIEMYGSRGSKALGSSVNLWRKTFIEKYGAIAGLDQFIMMCTFASLGIIAFWIPITIYLGRTFKKAVDAKSVVV from the coding sequence ATGCTTACCAAAATTGCTCGGTGGTGGTGGGGAGATTTTCAAGAAGGGGAGCTCAAAAAATTTGGCCTTCTATCTTTGATCTTTGGGTTGGTTATCGGTGTGTACTGGTTTCTACGTCCGCTCAAAGACTCTATTTTTCAAGCGGTAGTAGGCGTTGACTACATTCCACGAGCAAAAATGCTTTCTTTGGTCGTAGTATTTCCACTCGTTTTGATTTATTCAAAACTGGTTGATATGTTCCCTCGTCAGCAAATGTTCTATGCTCTATGCACGATTTATGGTGTGCTTGCAATCGTGTTTGCATTCCTTATGAACCATTCGACTGTCGGATTGAGTGCTGGTGCGCGTCCTGATAATCTTTGGGGCTGGGCATGGTATGTATACGTTGAAAGCTTTGGTTCGTTGATTGTTGCTCTTTTCTGGGCATTCACAGCGGACACCACGCAGCCCGATTCTGCTGAGCGTGGCTATCCAGTAGTAGCTTTCGGTGGCCAACTTGGAAATATTTTTGGTCCACTCGCGCTCTACTTCATTATGCATAATTTTGCTCATTTCGAAATGACTCCAGAAGGCGAGTTGCCAGTTGGTGCGGCGGCTCATAGTGCATTGATCCACTCTGGGGCAGTTGCAGGCGCTGCAATTGTAATGGGATTGATCATGCTTCTTGTAAAAATTTTCATGACCTCAATTCCTAAAGAGCAACTCGTTGGTTATCATGGTAAAGGCGAGAAGAAGCATGATTCTGAACCTGGATTCTTTGAAGGATTGCGTCTTATCTTCTCTTCAGGCTACTTGCTTGCAATTTTTGCAATTATTTCATTCTACGAAGTAATTGTTACCGTATTGGATTTCAACTTCAAGACCTTGGCGACTGCTCAGTTTCCTGTTCAACATGAACTGACAAAGTACTTGGCTGCGTATGGTTCATGGGTGGGTGTTGTTTCTATGTTGAGCATCGCGCTTGGCATTAACAAGATCCAACGTGTACTTGGTCTTGGTGCTTCATTGGCATTGCTGCCTATTTTGGTTGCAGTCGCAGTTCTTACCTTTAAAGCATATCCAATTGTAAGTGTGCTTTTCTGGATCATGGTATTCTCAAAAGCGGTCAACTATGCGTTGAACCAACCATCTATGAAACAGCTTTACATTCCAACGACCAAAGATGCGAAATATAAATCGCAAGCGTTCATTGAAATGTATGGTTCTCGTGGTTCTAAGGCGCTCGGCTCAAGTGTTAACTTGTGGCGTAAAACGTTCATTGAAAAATATGGCGCTATAGCGGGCCTTGATCAATTCATTATGATGTGTACCTTTGCGTCACTAGGTATTATTGCATTCTGGATTCCAATTACTATTTATCTCGGCCGTACGTTCAAAAAAGCGGTTGATGCAAAGAGTGTTGTTGTTTAA
- the lon gene encoding endopeptidase La, with protein sequence MTLEETSLMETSSEQPVGSVLPLLPLKNIIILPRSLHPIIVGRPQSIKAVEYALQHGKALFISTQKDPNVENPTADDVFVYGTRATILQIARVANGSLKIVVEGICRARMAGTEQFDGFLGVHYEDLPTTSLEKTVEIEALWRHLKKLYEVYTKLNDKAPTELVSMAKNIDDMDAIADTMAVHLNLSFSDRQDLLETNDLKDRLVKICTFLAKEIEILETEQRIGGRIQTQVEKSQREYYLTEKMKAIQKELGRDDHSTEINAIRAKIKTLGLSKEAQEKVDKELKRLEQMPPLSSEAVVSRTYVDWIISLPWKKLSKDTISLANAEKILNEQHAGLNKVKERIIEFLAAKKFSKNMERSPIICLVGPPGVGKTSLAQSLAQSLEREFVRISLGGIRDEAEIRGHRRTYVGALPGKIIHAMRKAKTINPVILLDEIDKITRDLHGDPAAALLEVLDPEQNKSFSDHFLEIEYDLSKVMFIATANMIEGIPYPLFDRMEIITLPGYTEDEKAEIAYHFLVPKNLKEYSLTSEQFVLSNELMHYIIAHYTKEAGVRQLERVIAKLMRKVIQQLLHDKKLKSITINHQLIKEWLGSQKFKKTVLDQARHRIGLATGLAWTEFGGDILEIETTVISGKGGLTLTGQLGEVMQESAHAALSYIRSRAAELGLPPAFYSSKDVHVHIPEGSTPKDGPSAGITMCVALISALTKNPTRPEVAMTGEVTLRGRVLAIGGLKEKLIAAQQHGMKKVIVPKENQDEMEEILKEVKLNLEIIFVETMDDVLVQALVNNPFKKANTAKNNEMERKTIKRLRRKK encoded by the coding sequence ATGACACTAGAAGAAACAAGCTTGATGGAGACATCTTCAGAACAACCTGTAGGTTCTGTACTCCCTTTGCTTCCCCTTAAAAATATTATCATTTTACCCAGAAGCTTACACCCCATTATAGTAGGCAGGCCTCAATCTATAAAAGCGGTTGAATATGCTTTACAACACGGAAAAGCGCTTTTTATTTCTACTCAAAAAGACCCGAATGTTGAAAATCCGACCGCTGATGATGTTTTTGTCTACGGTACCCGTGCTACTATCTTACAAATTGCCCGTGTCGCAAACGGATCATTAAAAATTGTTGTAGAGGGAATTTGCCGTGCCCGCATGGCTGGCACTGAGCAGTTTGATGGATTTTTAGGTGTGCACTATGAAGATCTTCCAACAACTTCTCTTGAAAAAACAGTAGAAATCGAAGCACTTTGGCGCCATCTAAAAAAACTTTATGAAGTGTATACGAAGTTAAACGATAAGGCTCCGACCGAGCTCGTGAGCATGGCTAAAAACATCGATGATATGGATGCGATAGCCGACACGATGGCAGTGCATTTGAATTTATCATTCTCAGATCGCCAAGATCTTCTTGAAACAAATGATCTTAAAGATAGATTGGTAAAAATCTGCACCTTTCTTGCAAAAGAAATAGAAATTCTAGAGACAGAACAGCGCATTGGTGGCCGCATTCAAACGCAGGTTGAAAAAAGCCAACGCGAATATTACTTAACAGAGAAAATGAAAGCGATCCAAAAAGAACTTGGGCGCGATGATCATTCTACTGAGATCAATGCAATACGAGCAAAAATAAAAACACTTGGCCTATCAAAAGAAGCGCAAGAAAAAGTTGATAAGGAACTCAAACGCTTAGAGCAAATGCCGCCTCTTTCTTCTGAGGCGGTTGTTTCGCGCACGTATGTCGATTGGATTATTTCTCTCCCATGGAAGAAACTCAGTAAAGATACTATTAGCCTTGCAAACGCTGAAAAAATCTTAAATGAACAGCACGCAGGTCTTAATAAAGTAAAAGAGCGCATTATCGAATTTCTGGCAGCGAAAAAATTCTCTAAAAACATGGAGCGTTCTCCTATTATTTGTCTCGTCGGGCCTCCTGGTGTTGGTAAAACATCGCTTGCTCAATCGCTCGCTCAAAGTTTAGAACGTGAATTTGTTCGCATTTCACTGGGCGGCATTCGAGATGAGGCGGAAATCAGAGGGCATCGCCGTACCTACGTTGGTGCGTTACCAGGAAAAATTATTCATGCAATGCGTAAAGCAAAAACGATTAATCCCGTAATATTGCTTGATGAAATCGATAAAATTACACGTGATTTGCATGGCGATCCGGCAGCTGCGTTGCTTGAAGTCCTCGATCCTGAACAAAATAAATCGTTCTCCGATCATTTCCTTGAAATCGAATATGATCTTTCAAAAGTTATGTTCATTGCAACTGCAAACATGATTGAAGGAATTCCGTATCCACTCTTCGATCGTATGGAAATTATAACGCTTCCTGGCTACACGGAAGATGAAAAAGCAGAAATCGCGTACCACTTTTTGGTTCCTAAAAACCTTAAAGAGTACAGCCTAACTTCTGAGCAGTTTGTACTGAGCAATGAACTTATGCATTATATTATTGCACATTACACAAAAGAAGCGGGAGTTCGGCAACTTGAACGCGTCATCGCTAAACTGATGAGAAAAGTTATTCAACAGTTGCTGCATGATAAAAAACTCAAATCAATAACGATTAATCATCAGCTGATTAAGGAATGGCTTGGTTCGCAGAAATTCAAAAAAACCGTTCTTGATCAAGCACGCCATCGTATTGGATTGGCAACAGGTCTTGCGTGGACAGAATTCGGCGGCGATATTCTTGAAATTGAAACAACCGTTATTAGTGGTAAAGGCGGTTTAACGCTTACCGGCCAATTAGGCGAAGTGATGCAAGAATCTGCGCATGCAGCATTAAGTTACATTCGTTCTCGAGCGGCTGAACTTGGGCTTCCGCCAGCATTTTATTCATCGAAAGATGTGCACGTTCATATTCCCGAAGGATCAACTCCTAAAGATGGCCCTTCTGCCGGCATTACGATGTGCGTTGCACTCATTTCTGCGTTGACTAAAAATCCAACGCGGCCTGAAGTAGCAATGACGGGAGAAGTTACCTTGCGCGGCCGAGTGCTTGCAATTGGCGGCCTGAAAGAAAAACTCATCGCTGCGCAGCAACACGGGATGAAAAAAGTAATCGTTCCAAAAGAGAATCAAGATGAAATGGAAGAGATTCTTAAAGAAGTAAAATTGAATCTTGAAATCATTTTTGTAGAAACGATGGACGATGTTCTCGTTCAAGCGCTCGTTAATAATCCGTTCAAAAAAGCAAATACGGCTAAAAATAATGAGATGGAACGTAAAACGATTAAAAGATTGAGAAGAAAAAAATAA
- a CDS encoding cation-transporting P-type ATPase has product MNEAPPFLFTFYATTPLDQLLKKLETSIDTGLRTSQIKQRQQQYGPNYIQEHDRNALHIILAQLKSPFFYLLAIVAIIALAVQEWYDGIVILLFITINVVVGFYQEYHAENQLSLLKKYLVHRERVIRDGKELEITSEQMVPGDIVLLFPGDRVPADIRLIMAENVQVDESVLTGESLPVSKRAENLKGPINQPTQAENILFTGTLITSGKAVGVVFAIGSSTQMGALVYLTIATMRESSFAKKVGRLGNIIIILVFTTLICVFGANVLLKAGRVNIFDLFIFSLALAITVIPEALPVVVTFSLSQGISRLAKKKVIVKRLSAIEDLGSVQLICTDKTGTLTQNSLTIAGSYARDEKRLLWSALLAAENTYDAIPKATKGFDRVLWDAVAQETKKLSEYKKIGEIPFDPQTKRNLVVVQHGTDTEIIERGMVDEIVSHCATPDKEWLKSFLEWSENEGRLGRRVLAVAIRTVQKDRAPLKSIQDNENNFELLGGISFADPIKTTAHEAIDKAQKLGIQIKVLSGDIKEVVGAVCKQIGLITDATEVLTGAELINKSADEKQALCFKYNAFARVLPDQKLEIIKILQTRYEVGYMGDGINDGPALKIADVSVAVEDAVDSARDAADVILLKKSLLVIVNGVEEGRIIFANTFKYIKTALSTNFGNFYSLAIATLLIDYLPMLPMQLLILNVMSDLPMIAISTDAVDPKQIRKPVSYQTGDILAPIVILSIVSTIFDLIYFSIFRRYEPVVLQTGWFCLSILTELVFIFSIRTEGPFFRAHRPSSTLVALALLSGTAAVALPFIPFTRRLFSFTKLEPHHLLIIAILCIIYFITTDIVKCAYYWKRSNGNKVITK; this is encoded by the coding sequence ATGAATGAAGCCCCTCCCTTCTTATTTACTTTTTATGCGACAACCCCACTTGATCAACTGTTAAAGAAGTTAGAGACATCGATCGATACTGGTTTGAGAACATCTCAAATCAAGCAACGTCAACAGCAGTATGGCCCAAACTATATTCAGGAGCATGATCGTAATGCATTGCATATTATTCTCGCTCAACTGAAATCACCATTTTTTTATTTACTTGCGATTGTTGCGATTATTGCACTCGCTGTGCAGGAATGGTACGACGGCATTGTCATTTTGCTTTTTATTACCATTAACGTCGTCGTTGGATTTTACCAAGAATATCACGCGGAAAATCAACTGAGTTTACTTAAGAAATATTTAGTGCATCGGGAACGAGTGATTCGCGATGGCAAAGAATTAGAAATAACAAGCGAACAAATGGTGCCAGGAGATATTGTTCTTTTATTTCCCGGAGACCGAGTACCTGCCGATATTCGTTTAATCATGGCAGAAAATGTTCAAGTTGATGAATCGGTATTAACTGGTGAATCGCTTCCTGTAAGTAAGCGGGCAGAAAATCTTAAAGGTCCCATTAATCAGCCAACCCAAGCGGAAAATATTCTTTTTACCGGCACCTTGATCACGAGCGGCAAAGCGGTTGGCGTGGTGTTTGCGATCGGAAGTTCGACGCAAATGGGCGCGCTCGTTTATTTGACGATCGCCACAATGCGAGAAAGTAGTTTTGCAAAAAAAGTGGGTCGCCTTGGAAACATTATCATTATTCTGGTGTTTACAACGCTCATTTGTGTTTTTGGTGCAAATGTTTTATTGAAAGCAGGACGCGTTAATATTTTTGATCTTTTTATATTTTCATTAGCGCTTGCAATTACGGTCATCCCTGAAGCTTTGCCGGTTGTAGTCACGTTTTCACTATCTCAAGGTATTTCTCGTCTTGCAAAAAAGAAAGTTATTGTGAAACGACTTTCGGCAATTGAAGATTTAGGAAGTGTGCAATTAATTTGTACTGATAAAACAGGAACCCTTACTCAAAATTCATTAACTATAGCTGGCAGTTATGCCCGAGACGAAAAGCGCCTCCTCTGGAGCGCATTGCTTGCGGCAGAAAATACCTACGACGCAATTCCCAAAGCAACCAAAGGTTTTGATCGTGTATTGTGGGATGCAGTTGCGCAAGAAACAAAAAAATTATCCGAGTATAAAAAAATTGGCGAAATACCATTTGATCCGCAAACCAAAAGAAATCTCGTGGTTGTACAGCATGGAACAGATACAGAAATTATTGAGCGCGGAATGGTTGATGAAATTGTTTCGCATTGTGCAACGCCAGATAAGGAATGGTTAAAATCTTTTCTTGAATGGTCTGAAAATGAAGGCCGATTAGGAAGAAGAGTCTTAGCAGTTGCCATAAGAACGGTACAAAAGGACAGAGCCCCTCTCAAGAGCATTCAAGATAATGAAAATAATTTTGAACTTTTGGGTGGGATTTCTTTTGCTGATCCTATAAAAACCACTGCTCATGAGGCGATTGATAAGGCGCAGAAATTAGGAATACAAATAAAAGTATTAAGCGGCGACATAAAAGAAGTTGTTGGCGCAGTGTGCAAACAAATAGGTTTGATTACCGATGCGACAGAAGTTCTCACTGGAGCAGAATTAATAAATAAATCGGCTGATGAAAAGCAGGCACTTTGTTTTAAATACAATGCTTTTGCGCGAGTGCTTCCTGATCAAAAATTAGAGATAATTAAGATTTTGCAGACACGCTATGAAGTTGGTTATATGGGTGATGGCATCAATGATGGGCCAGCATTAAAAATAGCAGATGTTTCGGTAGCGGTAGAAGATGCAGTTGATAGCGCGCGTGACGCTGCAGATGTGATATTATTAAAGAAAAGCTTACTTGTTATTGTTAATGGAGTTGAAGAAGGCCGGATTATTTTTGCTAATACCTTTAAATATATTAAAACAGCGTTATCCACTAATTTTGGAAATTTTTACTCACTAGCGATCGCCACTCTCTTGATCGATTATTTACCGATGCTGCCCATGCAACTATTGATTCTTAATGTTATGAGCGATTTGCCAATGATTGCGATTTCTACTGATGCGGTTGATCCAAAGCAAATACGAAAACCAGTTAGTTATCAAACGGGCGATATTCTTGCACCGATCGTTATTTTAAGTATCGTTAGTACCATATTTGATTTAATTTATTTTTCGATCTTTAGAAGATATGAACCGGTTGTTTTGCAAACAGGTTGGTTCTGTTTAAGCATTTTAACAGAACTTGTATTTATTTTTTCAATCAGAACTGAAGGGCCTTTTTTTCGAGCACACCGCCCATCATCTACATTAGTTGCGCTTGCATTACTTTCGGGTACCGCTGCGGTAGCGCTTCCATTTATACCATTCACGCGACGCTTATTTTCATTTACCAAGCTTGAGCCGCATCATCTTTTAATCATTGCTATTTTATGCATCATTTATTTTATAACCACAGATATTGTTAAATGCGCGTATTATTGGAAGCGTTCAAATGGCAATAAAGTAATAACCAAATAA
- the cmk gene encoding (d)CMP kinase, with amino-acid sequence MIITIDGPTASGKSTIAKELAQRLGWNCLSSGFLFRALAYILTHSFGYSPQQIEDIELADIQEAFGNRFSYMLNNAGGVAKFDGKEITQFLKEAKLDQLASIIAKNEDVRLAVAQLQRLLVRNENVVVEGRDCGSVVFPDALGKFFLTAQVEVRAHRWSKDQIARGNPVEIELVKRMIEERDQRDSSRQIAPLVVPEGAYIIDSSQSTPNEIVAQMNDVVQVLIKKAPHKNEY; translated from the coding sequence ATGATTATTACGATTGATGGTCCAACAGCAAGTGGAAAATCGACTATTGCAAAAGAATTAGCTCAGCGGCTCGGATGGAATTGCTTAAGCAGTGGATTTTTGTTTCGTGCGCTCGCTTATATTTTGACTCATTCGTTCGGCTATTCGCCTCAACAGATAGAAGATATTGAGTTGGCCGATATACAGGAAGCTTTTGGTAACCGCTTTTCTTATATGTTGAATAATGCTGGTGGTGTTGCAAAGTTTGATGGCAAAGAAATTACACAGTTTTTAAAAGAGGCGAAATTGGATCAGCTTGCATCAATCATAGCAAAGAACGAAGATGTGCGGTTAGCTGTTGCACAGTTGCAGCGCTTATTAGTGCGTAATGAAAATGTAGTAGTTGAGGGACGCGATTGCGGTTCTGTAGTTTTTCCCGATGCACTTGGTAAATTTTTTTTGACAGCACAAGTTGAGGTACGAGCTCATCGCTGGAGTAAGGATCAGATCGCGCGGGGAAATCCGGTGGAAATTGAACTCGTAAAAAGAATGATAGAAGAGCGAGATCAGAGAGATTCAAGTAGGCAAATAGCACCGCTTGTCGTGCCAGAAGGAGCTTACATTATTGATTCATCGCAAAGTACTCCCAATGAAATCGTTGCTCAGATGAATGATGTTGTGCAAGTTCTCATAAAAAAGGCCCCGCATAAAAACGAATACTAA
- the recJ gene encoding single-stranded-DNA-specific exonuclease RecJ: MNILQGLKYRWVMPSVQPSEALHIASSYNISLPLAATLLARGLLTKEEIDRYLFSVQERDVAHPSLLKDAQKAIERVLLAIERNEKILIFGDYDVDGITSSALIMLCMVPLNANINFFLPNRARDGYGLSTRVVERAAQNGYSLIITVDNGVTAFEPALKAKELGIDLIITDHHRPHDQLPDSYALVNPHQQLCDYPFKLFAGVGVSFKLMSLLYEKLNKELPDKVYELLLLGTVADVVPLTGENRFWVRHCLNRVNKSHSYALTVLKTNGKVTKETIGASDIGYALAPQINALGRLEDPRQGVKFLIGSDQRETEHVGAILAELNQARREIERAVLSDVICEIEQKRIDLEKESVIIAASNQWPAGIIGLVASRLVGAYNRPAILLHVTKDGIAKGSCRSLPAFNMFNALSECKDLLITFGGHAVAAGLSLKIEKVPELKERLEKLIRAQLTPEDLIPQKSVDATLRLGDLTKKITNDLSYFEPFGNENPEPVFYIERVTLLQPPTLLKDAHVKCLIFADGVTKPIIFFNRPDLFDLFNNYQDEQFDMIAHVSENNWNGKVSIELQGIDCKRS; encoded by the coding sequence ATGAACATTCTTCAGGGCTTGAAATATCGATGGGTTATGCCATCGGTTCAACCAAGCGAGGCGCTGCATATTGCCAGTTCATATAATATTTCGCTGCCCTTGGCCGCTACGTTACTTGCGCGCGGGCTGCTTACGAAAGAAGAAATAGATCGATATCTTTTTAGTGTACAAGAACGAGATGTTGCTCATCCGTCGCTTTTAAAAGATGCACAAAAAGCGATAGAAAGAGTATTGCTTGCTATTGAGCGGAATGAAAAAATACTTATTTTTGGTGATTACGATGTTGATGGTATAACCTCAAGCGCCTTAATAATGCTATGCATGGTTCCTCTGAATGCAAATATTAATTTTTTTCTGCCCAATCGAGCTCGAGATGGGTACGGCCTTTCAACGCGTGTGGTTGAGCGCGCTGCGCAAAATGGGTATTCACTTATAATTACGGTAGATAATGGTGTAACCGCATTCGAGCCTGCGCTTAAAGCAAAAGAACTTGGCATCGATTTAATTATTACCGATCATCACCGCCCTCATGATCAACTGCCCGATTCCTATGCGTTAGTAAATCCGCATCAGCAATTGTGCGATTATCCGTTTAAGTTATTTGCAGGGGTTGGCGTTTCATTTAAATTGATGAGTTTGCTGTATGAAAAATTGAATAAAGAGCTGCCCGATAAAGTATATGAACTTTTATTATTAGGCACGGTGGCGGACGTTGTCCCACTGACAGGAGAAAACCGTTTCTGGGTTCGCCATTGTTTGAATCGTGTAAATAAATCGCACAGCTATGCGCTTACCGTGCTCAAAACAAATGGCAAGGTAACTAAAGAAACTATTGGTGCTTCAGATATTGGTTATGCGCTTGCGCCCCAAATTAATGCTTTAGGTCGCCTAGAAGATCCGCGCCAAGGAGTTAAATTTCTCATAGGCTCAGATCAGCGAGAAACTGAGCATGTCGGTGCCATTCTTGCAGAGTTGAATCAGGCGCGCAGAGAAATTGAGCGAGCGGTTCTTTCAGATGTCATTTGTGAGATTGAGCAAAAACGTATAGATCTTGAAAAAGAATCGGTTATTATTGCTGCCAGCAATCAGTGGCCTGCAGGAATTATTGGGTTGGTTGCTTCACGATTAGTGGGAGCCTATAATCGACCTGCAATTTTATTGCACGTAACAAAAGATGGCATTGCAAAAGGATCATGCAGATCACTACCGGCATTTAATATGTTTAACGCTTTGTCAGAATGCAAAGATTTACTTATTACGTTTGGCGGACACGCTGTTGCAGCAGGGCTTTCTCTTAAAATCGAAAAAGTACCAGAGCTCAAAGAACGACTTGAGAAATTAATCAGAGCGCAATTAACGCCTGAGGATCTTATTCCTCAAAAGAGCGTTGATGCGACGCTTCGTTTGGGAGATCTGACAAAAAAAATAACGAATGATCTTTCCTATTTTGAACCATTTGGTAATGAAAACCCTGAGCCGGTATTTTATATTGAACGAGTTACGCTTTTGCAACCACCAACTCTTTTAAAAGATGCACATGTTAAATGCTTAATTTTTGCAGATGGTGTCACCAAGCCGATTATCTTCTTTAATCGTCCCGATCTTTTTGATTTATTTAATAACTATCAAGATGAACAATTTGATATGATAGCCCATGTTTCAGAAAATAATTGGAACGGTAAAGTTTCTATCGAACTTCAGGGTATCGATTGCAAGCGATCATAA
- a CDS encoding superoxide dismutase, with amino-acid sequence MKYTLPPLPYSYDALEPYIDARTMEIHYTKHHQKYVDELNKALDQYPELYKKSLAELLLETDEIPESIREDVRNNAGGHLNHSFFWDLMKKNGGGTPRGKTGEAITKKFGSFTAFQEEFNTAAKKRFGSGWAWLMINHKGELEVTSTPNQDSPVMKDMVPVLGLDVWEHAYYLKYQNKRPDYITAWWNVVNWDFVEDTYKSLL; translated from the coding sequence ATGAAATATACCTTGCCCCCATTACCATATTCCTACGATGCACTTGAACCTTATATTGATGCGCGAACAATGGAGATCCATTATACAAAGCATCATCAGAAATATGTCGACGAGTTAAATAAAGCGCTTGATCAGTATCCAGAACTTTATAAAAAAAGCTTGGCAGAACTTCTTCTTGAGACAGATGAAATTCCTGAGTCAATTCGAGAAGATGTGCGAAATAATGCGGGCGGGCATTTAAATCACTCATTTTTTTGGGATCTTATGAAAAAAAACGGTGGTGGTACACCTCGCGGTAAAACAGGTGAAGCGATTACGAAAAAATTCGGAAGTTTTACAGCTTTTCAAGAGGAATTTAATACGGCTGCAAAAAAACGATTTGGAAGTGGTTGGGCGTGGCTTATGATTAATCACAAAGGTGAGTTAGAAGTTACTTCCACTCCTAATCAAGATTCTCCGGTTATGAAAGACATGGTGCCGGTACTTGGGCTTGATGTTTGGGAGCATGCCTACTATTTAAAATATCAAAACAAACGGCCCGATTATATTACTGCATGGTGGAATGTAGTTAATTGGGATTTTGTTGAAGATACGTATAAATCTCTACTTTGA
- a CDS encoding septum formation initiator family protein, whose amino-acid sequence MMITSLHLKKTLFRAFFACEIVVMFAFYFFGSHGLSALKRLGKEKEQIQEQVDCCLGEINVLQKEINEWKTSDFNREKIAREQLHMARPDELVIYLN is encoded by the coding sequence ATGATGATAACGTCTCTACATTTGAAAAAAACGTTGTTTCGGGCATTCTTTGCGTGTGAAATTGTTGTAATGTTTGCATTCTATTTTTTCGGCTCGCATGGGCTCTCTGCATTAAAACGCTTAGGAAAAGAAAAAGAACAAATTCAAGAGCAAGTAGATTGCTGCCTTGGCGAAATTAATGTACTTCAAAAAGAGATTAACGAATGGAAAACATCTGATTTTAATCGAGAAAAGATTGCGCGAGAGCAGTTGCACATGGCGCGCCCGGATGAACTTGTCATTTATCTAAATTGA
- the rapZ gene encoding RNase adapter RapZ translates to MEVAHQSATPLVVNQRSTEMVIVTGYSGAGKSTVLRSLEDIGYFCVDNLPIDLLPHFFQLLDRFQVNGQRVALGVDVRSGTNIELLVDNLLQAKQNGLPLTVFFLSTSSSILLKRYQTTRRKHPLGANAPMSDLIDQEKKLLKPLNAIADVVVETDQCTPHQLRSIVRSYFVRADAPVLVVHAISFGFKYGVPAQCNFVYDVRSLPNPYFIDQLRPLDGTSAELRAYFFEQPEVKEYWHRMIDFIDYSIARAYKEGRFFITVAIGCTGGRHRSVAFIHELSQRTLENVMFVVKHRDINREPMIQEKGE, encoded by the coding sequence ATGGAAGTGGCTCATCAATCTGCAACGCCACTTGTGGTTAATCAACGATCAACCGAAATGGTTATTGTCACCGGTTATTCGGGTGCAGGCAAAAGTACCGTATTACGTTCTTTAGAAGATATTGGTTATTTTTGCGTTGATAATTTGCCAATAGATCTTTTGCCTCATTTTTTTCAGCTTCTTGATCGCTTTCAAGTTAACGGACAACGAGTTGCACTTGGTGTTGATGTGCGTAGCGGTACCAATATTGAGCTGCTTGTCGATAACCTGCTCCAAGCAAAACAAAATGGATTACCATTAACCGTATTTTTTTTATCCACAAGTTCTTCAATTCTCCTCAAGCGTTATCAAACAACTCGTAGAAAACATCCACTGGGAGCGAATGCTCCGATGAGTGATTTAATAGATCAGGAAAAAAAATTACTCAAGCCGCTTAATGCAATTGCGGACGTTGTGGTCGAAACCGACCAATGCACTCCGCATCAATTGCGCTCAATTGTGCGCTCTTATTTTGTTCGGGCTGATGCGCCAGTTCTTGTTGTTCACGCGATATCGTTCGGCTTTAAGTATGGTGTTCCGGCACAGTGCAATTTCGTGTACGATGTTCGTTCATTGCCAAACCCTTATTTTATTGATCAATTAAGACCGCTTGATGGAACAAGTGCCGAATTGCGCGCCTATTTTTTTGAGCAGCCTGAAGTAAAAGAATATTGGCATCGTATGATAGATTTTATTGATTATTCTATTGCGCGTGCATACAAAGAAGGTCGCTTTTTTATTACTGTTGCGATTGGCTGTACAGGCGGGCGTCATCGTTCTGTTGCCTTTATTCATGAACTTTCTCAAAGGACGTTGGAAAATGTAATGTTTGTGGTAAAACATCGTGATATTAATAGGGAACCGATGATTCAAGAAAAAGGGGAATAA